A window from Kovacikia minuta CCNUW1 encodes these proteins:
- a CDS encoding ABC transporter ATP-binding protein, whose product MIEVEHLGKVYGSTPAIEDVTFAVEPGEILGFLGPNGAGKTTTMRILAGYLPATVGTAKVAGYEVHENSMAVRQRIGYLPETPPLYPEMTVEGFLHFVARIKGVSAGDRGNRVESSMERCSLLDKRRVLIRKLSKGYRQRVGIAQAIVHDPPAIILDEPTVGLDPRQIIEVRNLIKNLAGSHTVILSTHILPEVSMTCNRVAIINRGRVVATNTPDSLTNQLTAGSGYELEVEGEAEDIETRLVTFLKGLPQVKLVEQMTADLPENRLKLRVVAEQGANLVGRDIAATVVGSGIGLYEMRRTQASLEEVFLQLTTEEKPPDASSEDASLEADQQEPGARSQEPEEGQG is encoded by the coding sequence ATGATTGAAGTTGAGCATTTGGGTAAGGTTTACGGCTCAACCCCGGCGATCGAGGATGTCACGTTTGCGGTGGAACCGGGGGAAATTTTGGGGTTTTTGGGACCGAATGGAGCCGGAAAAACCACCACAATGCGAATTCTGGCAGGCTATTTGCCAGCCACCGTTGGTACGGCAAAGGTTGCCGGATATGAGGTGCATGAGAACTCGATGGCAGTTCGGCAACGAATTGGCTATTTACCGGAAACACCCCCACTTTACCCAGAAATGACAGTAGAAGGCTTTTTGCACTTTGTTGCCCGGATTAAGGGTGTCAGTGCGGGCGATCGGGGCAATCGAGTGGAATCCTCAATGGAACGCTGTAGCCTGCTGGATAAGCGGCGTGTCCTGATCCGCAAGTTGTCGAAGGGCTATCGTCAGCGGGTGGGCATTGCCCAGGCGATCGTTCACGATCCCCCTGCCATTATCCTGGATGAACCCACCGTTGGGCTTGACCCGCGCCAAATTATCGAAGTTCGGAATCTGATCAAAAACCTGGCAGGTAGCCATACGGTCATCCTCTCAACCCACATCCTGCCAGAAGTCAGCATGACCTGTAACCGGGTTGCGATCATCAATCGGGGGCGTGTCGTTGCCACTAACACTCCAGACAGCCTGACCAATCAGCTCACTGCTGGTTCTGGCTATGAACTAGAGGTGGAAGGTGAAGCAGAGGATATTGAAACCCGCTTAGTTACCTTTCTAAAAGGGTTGCCTCAGGTCAAACTGGTAGAACAGATGACGGCAGACTTACCAGAAAATCGCTTAAAGCTGCGTGTCGTCGCCGAGCAGGGAGCGAATTTGGTTGGACGAGATATTGCTGCAACCGTTGTGGGATCGGGCATCGGATTGTACGAAATGCGTCGCACCCAGGCAAGTTTAGAAGAAGTATTCCTGCAACTGACCACTGAAGAAAAGCCCCCCGATGCTAGTTCGGAGGATGCCAGTTTAGAGGCAGATCAGCAGGAGCCAGGAGCCAGGAGCCAGGAGCCAGAAGAGGGACAGGGATGA
- a CDS encoding ABC transporter permease → MRIILANIVAIYRRELQSYFASPLAYVVAGIFWVLAGIFFVQILLGPNGVIQGAALADLQSQQLGTPAPPIDAAAILLRFFLQALGFIALFILPILSMGLYAEERKRGTLELLATSPITNWAVALGKLLAVVTFFATMVLPLLVYQAIALSATNPPFNPVVVLLGYGGLLLLAASVLSLGMFISSLTSSTILAAILTFALVLLLWMVDSLSKGVGGPVGAVLGHLSLLKHYENLTQGILDTSSLVLFASYIILGLFLTAQSIEAFKFQRS, encoded by the coding sequence ATGCGAATTATTCTGGCGAACATTGTGGCGATTTACCGCAGAGAGCTACAGAGCTACTTTGCCTCACCGCTGGCATACGTGGTTGCCGGGATCTTCTGGGTGCTGGCGGGAATTTTCTTTGTCCAGATTTTGCTGGGACCCAATGGGGTGATCCAGGGGGCAGCGCTTGCTGATCTTCAAAGTCAACAGTTGGGCACTCCAGCACCGCCGATCGATGCGGCTGCGATCCTGCTGCGATTCTTTTTGCAAGCTCTGGGGTTCATTGCTCTGTTTATCCTGCCCATTCTGTCAATGGGACTCTATGCCGAAGAACGTAAGCGGGGCACGCTGGAGCTGCTAGCTACCTCGCCAATTACGAACTGGGCAGTGGCATTGGGTAAGTTGCTGGCAGTTGTGACCTTCTTCGCCACAATGGTGCTGCCGTTGCTGGTTTATCAGGCGATCGCCCTGAGTGCGACCAATCCCCCTTTCAATCCGGTTGTCGTTCTGCTAGGCTACGGCGGACTCCTGTTGCTAGCCGCGTCTGTCCTGTCTCTGGGGATGTTTATCTCCTCTCTAACCAGCAGCACCATTCTGGCAGCCATCCTCACCTTTGCCCTGGTTTTGCTGTTGTGGATGGTTGATAGCCTCTCGAAGGGGGTGGGCGGGCCTGTGGGAGCTGTTCTAGGGCATCTCTCCCTACTCAAGCATTACGAAAATCTGACCCAGGGAATTCTGGACACCAGCAGCCTGGTTCTATTTGCCAGTTACATTATTTTGGGGTTGTTTTTAACTGCCCAGTCGATCGAGGCGTTTAAGTTTCAGAGGTCTTAG
- a CDS encoding GldG family protein → MKTLKVNWKYLKYLFWLGPMLILAGLTAGVVAGTWGAVPLGLMIAGIVVIGLWFLFLSRLETGSLQPGFWGRRSTQAGTNAFVATLAVLTILGLINFLASQSVGRLDLTENQVFTLAPETQQIVRDLKQPVKVWVFDPQQNNQDRELLEGYQRLDKRFSFEFINPNAQPTLAQQFGVKKVGDVYVQIPASQRQQFVQNTNDQERLSEAKLTNAIAQVTNTGQAHVYFTQGHGERPTEASQESISLAVKGLQDRNDVVKPLNLAETSKFPTDASVVVVAGPQKSFLKPEVDALNTYLNRGGHVLLLLDPTSNPGLESLLSPWGITLDKRIVIDASNRVAGLTPADVTVTQYGDHPITKDFYNKLSYFTGAQAVDVKKVAGVESTPLLFTSDRTWAESDIKQQPLKFDPQSDRQGPLVLGFALSRPIAEKPAPTPQTSPNSKTSPSPQASPSPTPSASASPSPSPSPGEANKESAQKPESRLVVIGNSSFAADGYFNQVVNGDVFLNSVRWLSQEDKQTLSVRPKETKNRRITLSGQQANLIAWTSLVILPLIGFGTAFAVWWKRR, encoded by the coding sequence ATGAAGACTCTCAAAGTTAACTGGAAATACCTGAAATATCTCTTCTGGCTGGGTCCGATGCTGATTCTGGCAGGATTGACGGCTGGGGTGGTTGCGGGCACCTGGGGAGCAGTGCCGCTGGGGTTAATGATTGCCGGGATTGTGGTGATCGGGCTGTGGTTCTTGTTCCTCTCCAGGCTTGAAACGGGTTCGCTTCAGCCGGGATTTTGGGGCCGGCGATCGACCCAGGCAGGAACCAATGCTTTTGTGGCAACGCTGGCTGTACTCACGATTCTGGGGCTAATCAACTTTTTGGCGAGCCAATCTGTTGGGCGACTGGATCTGACGGAGAACCAGGTTTTTACGCTGGCTCCAGAAACACAGCAAATTGTCCGGGATCTGAAGCAGCCGGTGAAGGTATGGGTCTTTGATCCGCAGCAGAATAATCAGGATCGGGAGTTGCTTGAGGGCTATCAACGTCTAGATAAGCGATTCAGCTTTGAGTTTATCAATCCCAATGCTCAACCGACGCTGGCACAGCAGTTTGGCGTCAAGAAAGTCGGGGATGTTTATGTTCAAATTCCAGCCAGCCAACGTCAGCAGTTTGTCCAGAATACCAACGACCAGGAGCGTCTGTCAGAAGCAAAGTTAACCAATGCGATCGCCCAGGTTACCAACACCGGACAGGCACACGTTTATTTCACTCAAGGGCATGGAGAACGCCCGACGGAAGCCAGCCAGGAATCCATTTCTTTAGCAGTTAAGGGGCTACAGGATCGGAATGATGTCGTCAAACCCTTAAATTTGGCGGAAACGTCAAAGTTTCCCACGGATGCCAGTGTAGTGGTGGTGGCAGGACCACAGAAATCTTTCCTGAAACCTGAAGTCGATGCCCTCAACACCTACCTTAACCGGGGTGGGCATGTTCTGTTGCTGCTCGACCCAACTTCAAATCCAGGCTTAGAGAGTTTGCTGTCTCCCTGGGGTATTACCCTGGATAAGCGAATCGTGATCGATGCTTCCAATCGCGTTGCAGGGCTAACGCCTGCGGATGTGACCGTGACCCAATATGGAGATCACCCGATTACCAAGGACTTTTACAACAAACTTTCCTACTTTACGGGAGCGCAGGCGGTCGATGTCAAGAAGGTAGCTGGGGTGGAATCTACACCGCTATTGTTTACCAGCGATCGCACCTGGGCAGAAAGCGATATCAAACAGCAACCTTTAAAGTTTGACCCCCAGAGCGATCGGCAAGGTCCGCTGGTCTTAGGATTCGCCCTCAGCCGTCCGATTGCCGAAAAGCCTGCTCCCACTCCCCAAACATCTCCCAACTCCAAGACTTCTCCCAGCCCCCAAGCCTCACCCAGTCCGACCCCATCCGCTTCAGCCAGCCCTTCACCCAGTCCTTCTCCCGGTGAAGCCAACAAAGAATCTGCCCAAAAACCAGAATCTCGCCTGGTTGTGATTGGTAATTCCAGTTTTGCTGCCGATGGTTACTTTAACCAGGTTGTAAATGGTGATGTATTCCTCAACTCCGTTCGCTGGTTAAGCCAGGAAGACAAACAAACCCTTTCCGTGCGCCCTAAGGAAACCAAGAATCGCCGGATCACCCTCTCCGGGCAACAAGCCAATCTAATCGCCTGGACATCCCTAGTGATTCTGCCGTTGATCGGTTTTGGAACAGCCTTTGCCGTGTGGTGGAAGCGGAGGTAG
- a CDS encoding ATP-binding cassette domain-containing protein, whose product MVTTPRDSSTPHPTPHTPHPTLITVQGLHKRYGRVAAVQGIDFSVQQGEVFGLIGPDGAGKTTTFHILGGVMEATMGTVQVLGRAPRDARLGIGYLTQQFSLYLDLSIDENLRYVAGLRNVSDRLFAERWDKYLRLMNLEKFGDRLAGQLSGGMKQKLALCCALIYKPEVLLLDEPTTGVDPVSRREFWDVLAALASEGVTIVVATPYLDEAERCNRVALMYNGQIQQIGTPAELKASLGLHPLEVRTGDLAAVERVLLAAGEKAEGRGQRAEGEDAERGRHGDTESSLIQNSKFNTQNSTLKIQHSKLSQIADVQTFGDRLDILVSDAQAGETEVRNLLNQHHLPFDRIDPMQPTLENVFVNRLRQQGLEPPFIPFPQTRSGSGEWEVGSREKASIQNSKLKTQNSSPTPHTPHPTPPFAIYARKLNRVFGNFQAVKNVNVEVRYGEIFGLLGANGAGKTTTIKMLCGLLEASSGEISLGGETGNLRSGNLRRRIGYMSQKFTLYDDLSIRQNLEFYAGVYSIPQRLRRSKIDWVLTICGLEGQEDLITGQLPGGWKQRVAFGASVMHEPEILFLDEPTSGVDPLARRQFWRLINDFARRGTAVLVTTHYLEEAEQCNRMSFLVAGETVIEGSPSQIKAAQSGKLMEIVPDQNQTASDILKQHIEPWRVSIFADRLHVVVEDSDTEIPHLQSILESAHIQIVSLRPIPFSLEDAFIGTVQRAQREL is encoded by the coding sequence ATGGTTACCACCCCACGCGATAGTTCCACCCCACACCCCACACCCCATACCCCACACCCCACACTCATTACCGTCCAGGGGTTGCACAAACGCTATGGCAGAGTCGCAGCGGTGCAGGGAATTGACTTTTCGGTGCAACAGGGAGAAGTGTTTGGGCTGATTGGGCCTGACGGAGCCGGGAAGACAACCACGTTCCACATCCTGGGTGGGGTGATGGAAGCCACAATGGGAACGGTGCAGGTTTTGGGACGGGCACCCCGCGATGCCCGCTTAGGGATTGGTTATTTAACTCAGCAGTTTTCCCTTTACCTGGATTTGAGTATTGACGAAAACCTGCGTTATGTCGCGGGCTTGCGGAATGTTAGCGATCGCCTGTTTGCCGAACGCTGGGATAAATACCTGCGGTTGATGAACCTGGAGAAGTTTGGCGATCGCTTAGCGGGTCAATTGTCTGGGGGGATGAAGCAAAAGCTAGCCCTCTGTTGTGCCCTGATCTATAAACCGGAGGTGTTGCTACTAGACGAACCCACCACAGGCGTGGACCCCGTTTCCCGGCGAGAATTTTGGGATGTTTTGGCAGCCCTTGCGAGTGAAGGCGTGACGATCGTGGTTGCCACGCCCTATCTGGACGAAGCCGAACGTTGCAATCGGGTTGCGCTCATGTACAACGGACAAATCCAGCAGATTGGCACTCCCGCCGAACTAAAAGCCAGCTTGGGATTGCATCCATTAGAGGTGAGAACTGGCGACCTGGCAGCAGTGGAACGGGTTTTGTTAGCCGCAGGTGAGAAGGCAGAAGGCAGAGGGCAGAGGGCAGAAGGGGAAGACGCGGAGAGGGGGAGACACGGGGACACGGAGAGTTCTTTAATTCAAAATTCAAAATTCAACACTCAAAATTCAACACTCAAAATTCAACACTCAAAACTGTCCCAAATTGCCGATGTTCAAACCTTCGGCGATCGCCTCGATATTCTCGTCAGTGATGCCCAGGCTGGAGAAACCGAGGTTCGCAACCTGCTGAATCAGCACCATCTCCCCTTCGATCGGATTGACCCGATGCAACCCACCCTGGAAAACGTCTTTGTCAACCGCCTGCGCCAACAGGGATTGGAACCCCCGTTTATTCCGTTCCCGCAAACAAGGTCAGGCAGTGGGGAGTGGGAAGTAGGGAGTAGGGAAAAAGCTTCCATTCAAAACTCAAAACTTAAAACTCAAAACTCTTCTCCCACACCCCACACCCCACACCCCACACCCCCTTTTGCCATCTATGCCCGCAAACTCAACCGTGTTTTCGGCAATTTCCAGGCAGTCAAAAACGTCAATGTAGAGGTTCGTTATGGCGAAATTTTTGGGCTACTAGGTGCCAACGGAGCTGGAAAAACAACGACGATTAAAATGCTTTGTGGTTTGTTGGAAGCCAGTTCTGGTGAGATTTCTTTGGGTGGGGAAACGGGCAATTTGCGAAGTGGTAACCTGCGGCGGCGAATTGGCTACATGAGCCAAAAATTTACACTTTATGATGACCTCAGTATTCGTCAGAATTTGGAATTTTATGCGGGAGTTTACAGCATTCCCCAACGGTTACGACGATCAAAAATTGACTGGGTGTTGACCATCTGTGGGCTGGAAGGGCAGGAAGACCTGATTACAGGACAACTTCCCGGTGGCTGGAAACAGCGGGTGGCATTTGGCGCTTCTGTGATGCATGAACCAGAGATTCTATTTTTAGATGAACCCACTTCAGGCGTCGATCCGCTGGCAAGACGACAGTTTTGGCGACTGATTAATGATTTTGCTCGTCGAGGAACGGCTGTACTGGTCACCACTCACTACTTAGAGGAAGCGGAGCAATGTAATCGGATGAGTTTTTTGGTGGCAGGTGAAACCGTGATCGAAGGTTCTCCCAGTCAGATTAAAGCGGCTCAATCCGGCAAGTTGATGGAGATCGTGCCCGATCAAAACCAGACTGCCTCCGATATCTTGAAGCAACACATCGAACCCTGGCGCGTTTCCATCTTTGCCGATCGCCTCCATGTCGTCGTCGAAGATTCAGATACCGAAATTCCCCATCTCCAATCCATTCTCGAATCCGCCCATATCCAAATTGTTTCCCTCCGCCCAATCCCCTTTTCCTTAGAAGACGCCTTTATCGGCACCGTACAACGAGCACAGAGAGAATTATGA
- a CDS encoding four helix bundle protein, with product MSLAKMAENQIQKKSFEFALSIISLYRNLQEQREFVLSNQLLRSGTSIGANVEEAIAAQSRRDFIAKMSIASKEARETKYWLRLLQESQMVNVDARNELTQINELIRILTSIVKTTRETL from the coding sequence ATGTCGTTGGCGAAGATGGCAGAGAATCAAATCCAGAAGAAGAGTTTTGAGTTCGCTTTAAGCATCATTAGTCTTTACAGAAATCTCCAAGAGCAACGAGAGTTTGTGCTTTCCAATCAGTTACTGAGAAGTGGAACGAGCATCGGTGCAAATGTTGAGGAAGCAATTGCCGCTCAGAGCCGGAGAGACTTTATCGCTAAAATGTCTATTGCATCTAAGGAAGCAAGAGAAACAAAATATTGGCTAAGGCTGTTGCAAGAATCTCAAATGGTCAATGTTGATGCCCGAAATGAGTTGACTCAAATAAATGAGTTAATCCGTATCCTAACCTCCATTGTAAAAACAACCAGAGAGACTCTTTAA